From Sediminitomix flava, the proteins below share one genomic window:
- a CDS encoding DUF5686 and carboxypeptidase regulatory-like domain-containing protein produces MKLKLYFYFTILLLSSTYSFSQEIKGKITDENGEALPFVSIYSKANLKSTISNPEGNYTIRLSKGKHTLVFKYMGMETLEKEVNLGSNELELNIQLKQSAIILGEVEVNGKKEDPAYPIMRKAIGLRTYYQKQILAYEAEGYSKMNFEVHKFPKLMASLIAGEIGDKFKDSLDIFLNKKMVMESFMELNYNQQDGFTYHILSNRTNIPFADSLESGIPIYMVNLYDQKSMEVLSPLAPNAFSYYKFEYLGMFQDQGAMVNKIRVTPRKGGIQLFTGIIYINEDIWNIHSAELSFKYPMGNIKLIQTYAPVEEKIWMPVTFDQSGDAKLMGAEMSFRYVTSVQDYKLELNDKLRKPKLSNSSEKTEFDSLIEQRTITKRQQKLIELEQKDNLNNREMRKLYRLTQKEVKENSPKEDLQVKFMEDLMTYDSMANKRDSSYWDQNRLVPLTNSELESDLFFDSIAIVIEDEQQKKEIEDSIKNATPKSAFQKSWDKTSEVLGKVLLSGGKLYHDESKNRKLMIDGLLFGSSINNVDGYNIGTRLNYTFLSKKNSSRQNLYGKLSYAERRERFMFNLGFKSNYSPLKRGQLKLEIGSTSQDYNNYRGFSPLLNTSLGLFGASTPLRLYQEEYLSGVNRIDLIHGLVFTTKIKYANRTQIPSFSERYSNEIDNIELTEPNFEEHRALTSDLKLEYTPRQFYHITKKGHKRNLYSKYPTFFIGHRKGWSQLSDIDYDLVYAGLNGTSPLNFRNDITYYTKAGKFFNNAKMTFIDFQHFNNNPISISTGYNASQFFFTDLYEQSTSDQFLEAGLGIRSSRLLLKRLPILKERVMLKERVFTHYLYTPTLGNYIEFGYGLSGIFGILDIDVVSQFRDKKVEGTKVIFGLNIF; encoded by the coding sequence ATGAAACTAAAACTTTACTTCTACTTTACTATTCTACTACTCTCATCTACTTATTCCTTCTCACAAGAAATTAAGGGGAAAATCACCGATGAAAATGGAGAAGCTTTACCTTTTGTTAGTATTTACTCTAAAGCAAACTTAAAGAGTACAATAAGTAACCCTGAAGGGAATTACACAATCCGTCTTTCTAAAGGAAAACACACGCTTGTATTCAAATATATGGGCATGGAAACTCTAGAAAAAGAGGTTAATCTCGGCAGTAATGAACTAGAACTGAATATCCAACTAAAGCAAAGTGCAATTATACTCGGCGAAGTTGAGGTTAATGGAAAAAAAGAAGACCCTGCTTATCCCATTATGCGTAAAGCAATAGGTTTAAGAACTTATTATCAGAAGCAGATATTAGCTTATGAAGCTGAAGGTTATTCAAAAATGAACTTTGAAGTACACAAGTTTCCTAAACTAATGGCATCTTTGATTGCAGGAGAAATTGGAGACAAGTTCAAAGACTCTTTAGATATCTTTCTAAATAAGAAAATGGTTATGGAGAGTTTTATGGAACTCAATTATAACCAGCAAGATGGCTTTACCTATCACATTCTTTCCAATCGGACCAATATCCCATTTGCAGATAGTTTGGAATCAGGAATTCCTATATATATGGTCAACCTCTATGATCAAAAGTCTATGGAAGTGCTAAGTCCACTAGCCCCAAACGCTTTTTCATATTACAAATTTGAATACCTCGGGATGTTTCAAGACCAAGGTGCGATGGTAAATAAAATTAGGGTAACTCCTAGAAAAGGGGGAATTCAACTCTTTACAGGTATAATTTATATCAATGAAGATATATGGAATATTCATAGTGCAGAACTCTCTTTTAAATATCCGATGGGTAACATCAAACTCATTCAAACTTATGCACCTGTTGAAGAAAAAATATGGATGCCAGTAACTTTTGACCAAAGCGGAGATGCAAAACTCATGGGGGCTGAAATGAGCTTTAGATACGTAACTTCTGTTCAAGATTATAAACTAGAACTCAATGATAAACTTAGAAAACCTAAACTTTCTAATTCTAGTGAAAAAACCGAGTTCGATAGTTTAATAGAGCAACGTACAATCACAAAGAGACAACAGAAGTTGATTGAACTTGAGCAAAAAGATAATCTGAATAACCGGGAAATGCGCAAGCTTTACAGACTTACGCAAAAAGAAGTCAAAGAGAATAGCCCAAAGGAAGATCTTCAAGTAAAATTTATGGAAGACCTCATGACTTATGACTCTATGGCAAATAAACGAGATAGTAGCTATTGGGATCAGAATCGACTTGTACCACTTACAAACTCCGAATTAGAAAGCGACTTATTCTTCGATTCGATAGCAATTGTAATAGAAGATGAACAACAAAAAAAGGAGATTGAGGACAGTATAAAAAATGCAACACCAAAAAGCGCATTTCAAAAAAGTTGGGATAAAACATCTGAAGTATTGGGAAAAGTACTTCTATCTGGAGGTAAACTATATCATGATGAATCTAAAAATAGAAAATTAATGATTGATGGGCTTCTTTTTGGCTCTTCAATTAATAATGTTGACGGCTATAATATTGGTACTCGTTTAAACTATACTTTTTTAAGTAAGAAAAACTCCTCTAGACAAAATTTATATGGTAAACTAAGTTATGCAGAAAGACGTGAGCGATTCATGTTCAACTTAGGATTTAAGAGTAACTACTCTCCTCTTAAACGTGGTCAATTAAAACTTGAAATAGGAAGTACATCTCAAGACTATAATAATTACAGAGGTTTTAGTCCACTACTAAATACATCTTTAGGATTATTTGGTGCTTCAACACCTTTAAGGTTATACCAAGAAGAATATCTATCTGGTGTAAATAGAATTGATTTGATCCATGGGTTAGTTTTCACTACTAAAATCAAATATGCAAACCGGACTCAGATACCTTCTTTTTCTGAACGCTACAGTAATGAAATCGATAATATTGAATTAACTGAGCCTAACTTTGAGGAACATAGAGCTCTAACTTCTGACCTTAAACTTGAATACACTCCTAGGCAATTCTATCATATCACCAAGAAAGGACATAAACGAAATCTTTATTCTAAGTACCCTACTTTTTTCATTGGCCATCGTAAAGGATGGAGCCAACTCTCTGATATTGACTATGATTTAGTTTACGCAGGTTTAAATGGAACAAGTCCTCTTAATTTTAGAAATGATATAACGTATTATACCAAAGCAGGGAAATTCTTTAATAATGCCAAAATGACTTTTATAGATTTCCAGCACTTCAATAATAATCCTATTTCGATTTCAACAGGATATAATGCGAGCCAATTCTTTTTCACAGATTTATACGAACAGAGTACAAGTGATCAATTTCTAGAAGCAGGATTGGGCATACGTTCAAGTCGATTGCTGTTAAAACGTCTTCCTATTTTAAAGGAAAGAGTGATGTTAAAAGAAAGAGTATTTACACACTACTTATACACTCCGACTCTGGGTAACTATATTGAATTTGGATACGGACTGAGTGGGATTTTTGGAATATTAGACATAGATGTTGTTTCTCAGTTTAGAGATAAAAAAGTAGAAGGAACTAAAGTGATTTTTGGCTTAAATATTTTCTAA
- the ggt gene encoding gamma-glutamyltransferase, translating into MRVITNILFSLLIFLVACKQEVTKDVERGTIAMNGAVSSAHPLASQIGVDILRKGGNAYDAGVAVQFALAVAYPRAGNIGGGGFAVIRTSEGEVNTLDFREKAPLAAHEKMYLDEKDQPIKNLSVKGHLAVGVPGSVAGMVTLHEKYGRLPFKVLLKPAIELAENGVVLTDAEAKTINRYHDLFREVNPQGFVFTTKDVWEQGDHVTYPALAKTLKLIQENGRDGFYKGKTAEGIVGEMKQGGGIITLEDLEKYEAVWRKPLKSSFRVYNIISMGPPSSGGVALLQLLEGWEQLSNPKWKHNSTESIHLMTELERRVYADRATFMGDADFVDIPITHLLDSSYLENRFASISNEKATDSQIIKAGEVERIESYETTHFSIVDKEGNALSITTTLNGNFGSKVFVKEGGFFLNNEMDDFSIKPGVPNQFGLVGGKANAISPEKRMLSSMTPTIVEKGDDLFMVVGTPGGSTIITSVFQTILNVTDFGMTMQEAVNAPKLHSQWLPDKIVYEKGKMKRVVLDELKAMGHVLDSTTQIGRMDCILRLEDGSLEGASDRTRSDGVALGY; encoded by the coding sequence ATGAGAGTTATTACAAATATTCTTTTTAGCCTTTTAATCTTTTTGGTGGCTTGTAAGCAAGAAGTTACAAAAGATGTAGAAAGGGGGACAATTGCGATGAATGGAGCAGTTTCTAGTGCTCATCCGCTAGCTTCACAAATAGGAGTTGATATTTTAAGGAAAGGTGGAAATGCCTATGATGCAGGGGTAGCGGTTCAGTTTGCTTTGGCTGTGGCTTACCCTAGAGCAGGTAATATTGGTGGTGGAGGATTCGCTGTTATTCGAACATCTGAAGGAGAAGTAAATACTTTAGACTTTAGAGAAAAAGCTCCTCTAGCAGCACATGAGAAAATGTATTTGGATGAAAAAGACCAACCGATAAAGAACTTATCAGTAAAAGGGCATTTGGCAGTTGGTGTACCTGGTTCTGTAGCGGGAATGGTTACTCTACATGAAAAATATGGTAGACTCCCATTTAAAGTACTGCTAAAGCCTGCTATTGAACTCGCCGAAAATGGGGTCGTACTTACTGATGCTGAAGCCAAAACGATCAATAGATATCATGATCTTTTTAGAGAGGTTAATCCTCAAGGTTTTGTGTTTACTACAAAAGATGTGTGGGAGCAAGGAGACCATGTAACTTATCCTGCATTGGCTAAAACTCTGAAGCTTATTCAAGAGAATGGACGAGATGGATTCTATAAGGGCAAAACAGCAGAAGGGATTGTTGGTGAAATGAAACAAGGTGGTGGTATTATTACCTTAGAAGATCTAGAGAAGTATGAAGCCGTTTGGAGGAAACCTTTAAAAAGTTCTTTTAGAGTATATAATATAATTTCAATGGGGCCTCCTTCAAGTGGGGGAGTAGCTCTTTTGCAATTACTTGAAGGATGGGAGCAATTAAGTAATCCGAAATGGAAACATAATTCAACAGAATCCATCCACCTTATGACAGAATTAGAAAGGAGAGTTTATGCGGATAGAGCAACTTTTATGGGAGATGCGGATTTTGTAGATATTCCTATCACTCATCTTTTAGATTCATCATACCTCGAAAACCGATTTGCCTCTATTTCTAATGAAAAAGCAACAGATTCTCAAATCATTAAAGCTGGAGAGGTAGAAAGAATCGAAAGTTATGAAACCACTCACTTTTCTATAGTAGACAAAGAAGGAAATGCGTTGAGTATCACAACTACCTTGAATGGTAATTTTGGGTCTAAAGTTTTTGTAAAAGAAGGTGGGTTCTTCTTAAACAATGAAATGGATGACTTTAGTATTAAACCAGGAGTCCCAAATCAGTTTGGATTAGTTGGAGGAAAAGCAAATGCTATCTCACCAGAGAAAAGAATGTTAAGTAGCATGACTCCTACGATTGTAGAAAAAGGTGATGATCTTTTTATGGTTGTAGGAACTCCAGGAGGTTCAACAATCATAACTTCTGTTTTCCAAACTATCTTGAATGTAACCGATTTTGGTATGACAATGCAAGAGGCTGTAAATGCTCCTAAATTACATTCTCAGTGGTTACCAGATAAGATTGTTTATGAGAAAGGAAAAATGAAAAGAGTAGTTTTAGATGAATTAAAAGCAATGGGTCATGTGCTCGATTCTACAACTCAAATAGGTCGAATGGACTGTATTCTCAGATTAGAGGATGGAAGTCTAGAAGGCGCCTCAGATAGAACGCGATCAGATGGTGTCGCATTAGGGTATTAA
- the acs gene encoding acetate--CoA ligase yields MLSKIHNLEDYAVAYRKSVNEPEKFWATVADSFVWRKKWDQVLDHDFEDYKVEWFKGGKLNITENCLDRHLLSRADKTAIHWVPNNPKEADRVLTYRQLHEEVCKTANMLKAQGVKKGDRVCLYMPMVPELAISVLACARIGAIHSVIFAGFSASALASRIEDAEAKVLLTANAAPRGAKIVPLKEIVNDALSQVSCIEKCIVLKRTDDPVEMKANRDVWWHDAMLTVSNECEAETMDSEDPLFILYTSGSTGKPKGVVHTTGGYMVYTAYTFQNVFQYEENDVYWCTADIGWITGHSYIVYGPLLAGATSVMFEGVPTYPDAGRFWRIVDRLKVNIFYTAPTAIRALMAQGLEYVELYKLDSLKVLGTVGEPINREAWEWYHQHIGKGHCPIVDTWWQTETGGIMISPIAGVLPTKPTYATLPLPGIQPVLLDADGNELEGKGVEGNLCVKYPWPSMLRTTWGDHERCKSTYFSTYKGYYFTGDGCRRDEDGYYRILGRVDDVMNVSGHRLGTAEIENAINMHDAVVESAVVGYPHPIKGQGIYSYVICDPEKLEVTTMEEIKQEISEMVIDKIGKIAKPEWIQIVRGLPKTRSGKIMRRILRKIAAGEFDNFGDTSTLLDPSIVESIKEGARREKDVEA; encoded by the coding sequence ATGCTTTCTAAAATTCATAACTTAGAAGACTATGCGGTAGCGTACCGTAAAAGTGTCAACGAACCTGAAAAATTCTGGGCAACTGTAGCCGATTCCTTTGTTTGGAGAAAAAAATGGGATCAAGTATTAGATCACGATTTTGAAGATTACAAAGTAGAATGGTTTAAAGGTGGAAAGCTAAATATTACTGAAAACTGCCTTGATAGACATTTACTTTCTAGAGCAGATAAAACAGCTATACATTGGGTTCCGAATAATCCAAAAGAGGCCGATCGTGTGCTTACCTATCGTCAACTTCATGAGGAAGTTTGTAAGACAGCCAATATGTTAAAAGCTCAAGGAGTTAAAAAAGGCGATAGAGTTTGTCTATATATGCCTATGGTTCCTGAGTTAGCAATCTCAGTTTTGGCTTGTGCTCGTATCGGTGCTATTCACTCTGTTATTTTTGCTGGTTTCTCAGCATCAGCTTTGGCTAGTAGAATTGAAGACGCAGAAGCTAAAGTTCTTTTAACAGCAAATGCAGCACCTAGAGGTGCTAAAATTGTTCCGTTAAAAGAAATTGTAAATGATGCCCTAAGCCAAGTTTCTTGTATAGAGAAATGTATCGTTCTCAAAAGGACTGATGATCCTGTAGAAATGAAAGCCAATAGAGATGTTTGGTGGCATGATGCAATGTTAACGGTAAGCAACGAATGTGAAGCTGAAACAATGGACTCTGAAGATCCATTATTTATTCTTTACACTTCTGGTTCTACAGGTAAACCAAAAGGGGTTGTCCATACTACAGGCGGCTATATGGTTTATACAGCATATACTTTCCAAAATGTATTCCAATACGAAGAAAACGATGTTTACTGGTGTACAGCCGATATCGGTTGGATTACAGGACACTCATATATAGTTTATGGACCTTTATTAGCAGGTGCTACTTCTGTAATGTTTGAAGGAGTTCCTACTTACCCTGATGCAGGTAGATTCTGGAGAATTGTAGATAGATTGAAAGTAAATATTTTCTACACTGCACCTACAGCTATTCGTGCACTTATGGCTCAAGGTCTGGAGTATGTAGAATTGTATAAACTAGATTCTCTAAAAGTGCTTGGTACTGTTGGGGAACCAATCAATAGAGAAGCTTGGGAATGGTATCATCAGCATATCGGAAAAGGACATTGTCCTATTGTAGATACATGGTGGCAAACAGAAACTGGAGGTATTATGATTTCTCCAATTGCTGGCGTTCTGCCAACTAAGCCAACTTATGCAACCCTTCCTCTTCCGGGTATTCAGCCTGTATTGCTAGATGCAGACGGAAATGAATTGGAAGGAAAAGGTGTAGAAGGAAATCTTTGCGTCAAATATCCTTGGCCTTCAATGCTCAGAACCACTTGGGGAGATCATGAAAGATGCAAATCTACTTATTTCTCGACTTACAAAGGTTATTACTTCACAGGTGATGGCTGTAGAAGAGATGAGGATGGTTATTACAGAATCTTAGGACGTGTGGATGATGTAATGAACGTTTCAGGACACCGATTGGGTACTGCAGAAATCGAAAATGCAATCAATATGCATGATGCGGTTGTGGAATCTGCTGTTGTAGGTTACCCTCACCCAATCAAAGGACAAGGGATTTACTCTTATGTGATTTGTGATCCTGAAAAACTTGAGGTGACAACGATGGAAGAAATCAAACAAGAGATTTCTGAAATGGTGATTGATAAGATTGGAAAGATTGCAAAACCTGAGTGGATACAAATTGTAAGAGGTTTACCTAAAACACGTTCGGGTAAAATCATGAGAAGAATTCTCCGTAAAATAGCAGCGGGTGAATTTGACAACTTTGGAGATACCTCTACTCTCCTTGATCCAAGTATCGTGGAAAGTATCAAAGAAGGCGCAAGACGTGAAAAAGATGTAGAAGCTTAA
- a CDS encoding acyl-CoA carboxylase subunit beta: MNDQKLAAFHLNQEKIKQLCSELEAKKEEVFLGGGKKKIEKHHAKGKMTARERIDYLIDDGSDFLEFGTFAGDQMYKEHGGCPSGGVVTGVGSVQGRLCVIVANDATVKAGAWFPITAKKNLRAQEISIENKLPIIYLVDSAGVYLPMQDEIFPDKEHFGRIFRNNAVMSSEGIVQISAIMGSCVAGGAYLPIMSDEAMIVEGTGSVFLAGSYLVRSAIGESVDNETLGGAETHCEISGVTDYKCKDDKDCLDRIRNIMDKLGSNQKAGYDRTTPIPPAKDPEELLGLFPEDRVKPYEMLEVIERLVDNSEFEQYKEGYGQSILCGYARIDGWAVGIVANQRTVQKSKKGEMQMGGVIYSDSADKASRFIMNCNQKKIPLVFLQDVSGFMVGSRSEHGGIIKDGAKMVSAMANSVVPKFTIVLGNSYGAGNYAMCGKAYDPRLIMAWPTAKMAVMSGNSAAQTLLQIKVSSLKAQGKEITEEEKKALLEEIKAKYEEQLSPYYAAARLWVDDVIQPLGTRKVISIGIAAANESPIDKRYNVGVIQT; encoded by the coding sequence ATGAACGACCAAAAACTAGCTGCTTTTCACCTCAATCAAGAAAAAATCAAACAGCTTTGTTCGGAACTAGAAGCAAAGAAAGAAGAAGTTTTTCTAGGAGGAGGAAAGAAGAAAATAGAGAAGCATCACGCAAAAGGAAAGATGACCGCTAGAGAAAGAATTGATTACCTCATTGATGATGGATCAGACTTTCTAGAGTTTGGTACTTTTGCAGGTGATCAAATGTATAAAGAGCACGGAGGATGCCCTTCTGGTGGTGTAGTAACTGGAGTTGGAAGTGTACAAGGCCGTTTATGTGTCATTGTAGCGAATGATGCGACAGTAAAAGCTGGTGCATGGTTTCCAATTACAGCTAAGAAAAACCTTAGAGCACAAGAAATTTCGATCGAAAATAAACTCCCAATCATTTACCTGGTAGACAGTGCGGGTGTTTACCTACCAATGCAAGATGAGATTTTCCCCGATAAAGAACATTTTGGGCGAATCTTTAGAAATAACGCAGTAATGTCTTCGGAAGGCATCGTTCAAATCTCTGCAATTATGGGAAGTTGTGTAGCTGGAGGTGCTTATTTACCTATAATGTCTGACGAGGCAATGATTGTAGAAGGTACAGGTTCTGTTTTTCTAGCAGGCTCTTACCTTGTGCGTTCAGCAATTGGAGAAAGTGTAGATAATGAAACCTTAGGCGGAGCAGAAACGCATTGTGAAATTTCTGGTGTGACGGATTACAAATGTAAAGATGATAAAGATTGTCTTGATCGAATCCGTAATATCATGGATAAGTTGGGGAGTAATCAGAAAGCAGGCTATGATCGTACAACGCCAATTCCACCAGCTAAAGACCCCGAAGAGCTTCTTGGTTTATTCCCTGAAGATAGGGTGAAGCCTTATGAGATGCTAGAGGTAATCGAGCGTTTAGTTGACAATTCGGAGTTTGAACAATATAAAGAAGGCTACGGTCAAAGCATTCTTTGTGGCTATGCTCGAATAGATGGTTGGGCTGTCGGGATTGTAGCAAACCAACGTACAGTTCAGAAATCTAAAAAAGGAGAGATGCAAATGGGCGGAGTTATTTATTCTGATTCAGCGGATAAAGCTTCTCGTTTTATCATGAATTGTAATCAGAAGAAGATACCATTAGTTTTCCTACAAGATGTTTCTGGGTTTATGGTAGGAAGCCGTTCTGAGCATGGAGGAATCATAAAAGATGGTGCTAAAATGGTAAGTGCAATGGCTAATTCTGTGGTTCCTAAATTTACAATCGTATTAGGGAATTCATATGGGGCAGGGAATTATGCTATGTGTGGAAAAGCTTATGACCCAAGACTGATTATGGCTTGGCCTACAGCAAAAATGGCTGTGATGAGTGGTAATTCAGCTGCTCAGACTTTACTTCAGATAAAAGTATCCTCTTTGAAAGCTCAAGGAAAAGAAATTACAGAAGAGGAAAAGAAAGCATTGCTTGAAGAAATAAAAGCTAAATACGAAGAACAGCTTTCTCCGTATTATGCTGCAGCTCGTTTATGGGTTGATGATGTGATTCAACCTTTAGGTACACGGAAAGTAATTTCTATTGGAATAGCAGCTGCAAATGAGTCGCCTATTGATAAACGTTATAATGTAGGTGTTATTCAAACTTAA
- a CDS encoding DUF4249 family protein: MKTIHILLLFSILIISCDELYLYKDVEEKHLPEFQQDIVVYGYLKPQTDILRVYVAKTDNPYELSDESSRTIEDADVFISDENGQTVQLLFNETYALYEAIPNLFSIEEGKTYYLDINYKNKIVSAQCTVPFSNTSLIIEKFKTDIESDHMFYKYNGESNYKFTPSDGHYYYSFQITYLRTKVDTVTFEHSHSPVYGLFGEDINTKDEANPFKTRVASFTTNLNQHQDSLLEQYICTLYTLDESFYLNQEDRRNLLEFEDNPFIEPKNSHSNIDGGIGIFTAYSQYDIVIE; the protein is encoded by the coding sequence ATGAAAACTATTCATATACTATTACTTTTCTCAATACTTATTATTTCTTGTGATGAACTGTATTTATATAAAGACGTTGAAGAAAAGCATCTCCCAGAATTTCAACAAGATATTGTAGTTTACGGATACCTAAAACCACAGACTGACATCTTAAGAGTTTATGTCGCCAAAACTGATAATCCTTACGAATTGAGTGATGAATCTAGTCGAACTATTGAAGATGCTGATGTTTTTATTTCAGATGAAAATGGACAAACGGTTCAACTCCTATTTAATGAGACTTATGCTCTTTATGAAGCTATTCCAAATCTATTTTCAATAGAAGAAGGCAAAACTTACTATTTGGATATCAATTATAAAAACAAAATAGTATCAGCTCAATGCACTGTCCCTTTCAGTAATACATCACTTATTATAGAGAAATTCAAAACAGATATAGAATCTGATCACATGTTCTATAAATACAATGGGGAATCAAACTATAAATTTACGCCATCTGACGGTCACTATTATTATTCATTTCAAATCACCTATCTACGGACTAAAGTAGATACAGTAACTTTTGAACACAGTCACTCTCCGGTGTACGGTTTGTTTGGAGAAGATATAAATACAAAAGATGAAGCTAATCCTTTCAAAACAAGAGTGGCATCATTTACAACAAATCTAAACCAACATCAAGACTCTTTACTAGAACAATATATTTGTACCTTATATACACTCGATGAATCATTTTACTTGAATCAAGAAGATCGAAGAAACTTGCTAGAGTTTGAGGATAACCCTTTCATTGAGCCTAAAAATTCACATTCAAATATTGATGGTGGAATAGGTATTTTTACTGCTTATAGTCAATACGATATCGTAATAGAATAA